The Vicinamibacteria bacterium genome has a segment encoding these proteins:
- a CDS encoding type II toxin-antitoxin system RelE/ParE family toxin yields MILSFQDAGTEDIFNRRRTKAARKLCPESVWKIAQRKLDQLNASVSLSSLAVPPGNRLEALKGDRKGQHRIRVNDRYRVCFRWTDEGAEGVGVVDYH; encoded by the coding sequence GTGATCCTCTCCTTCCAAGACGCCGGGACGGAAGATATCTTCAACCGAAGGAGAACCAAGGCCGCCAGGAAACTCTGCCCGGAATCGGTATGGAAGATAGCCCAGCGGAAACTGGACCAGCTGAACGCTTCCGTTTCCTTGAGCTCCCTCGCTGTGCCTCCGGGGAATCGCTTGGAAGCCCTGAAAGGAGATAGAAAAGGGCAGCACCGCATTCGCGTTAACGACCGGTATCGCGTCTGCTTCCGATGGACGGATGAGGGAGCGGAGGGGGTCGGGGTCGTGGATTATCACTGA
- a CDS encoding HigA family addiction module antitoxin — protein sequence MLRVPTHGPPTHPGEMLLEEFLKPLGMTQTELAERMGVSYPRVNELIHGKRGITPDTALRLERLLGIEAQFWLNLQLAWDLYQMKRSGAAKEIARVKKLPQLSKA from the coding sequence ATGCTTCGAGTTCCAACGCATGGGCCCCCGACCCACCCGGGGGAAATGCTGCTCGAGGAGTTCTTGAAACCGCTGGGGATGACTCAGACCGAGCTCGCCGAAAGGATGGGCGTGTCGTACCCTCGCGTGAACGAGCTCATCCACGGAAAAAGAGGCATTACCCCGGACACCGCCCTGCGACTCGAGCGCCTGCTCGGGATCGAGGCACAGTTCTGGCTCAATCTCCAGTTGGCCTGGGACCTCTATCAAATGAAGCGTTCGGGGGCAGCCAAAGAGATCGCGAGAGTGAAGAAGCTGCCG